A region of Maniola jurtina chromosome 18, ilManJurt1.1, whole genome shotgun sequence DNA encodes the following proteins:
- the LOC123874289 gene encoding zinc finger protein 862-like isoform X1: MKESLKVLRALLINCLIVVNMPPKYSQHYRSEWEQMLDFKDWLQPVKDDTTKAYCKYCKCEMIAKVHCLKLHILSIKHKKAIEPVKSQRTINFPKVKKDLNTQRAESSLAMFVCAHCSIMAVDHLSNLCKHRFGDSKSGDLRVHRTKCTNIIKNVLAPHFIEEIVSDLGDQEYSLLLDESTDISVSKMLGVSIRYFSRSLKTIISTFLGLVEIEDGTANSIVNGIKGLLLVLNIEIKKMIGIGTDNATVMTGTNNGVHALLKNETGNDNLVLVRCVCHSLQLALSHASEETLPRNVEFLIRETYNWFSHSSNRRLYYKNIYQTINCGSEPLLIPQMCNTRWISIEPAVNRILEQWVELKLLFEVARRDNHCYMAETLYSMYNDPVNHLYLLYLKPILEEVQTVNKLFESNNIDPTKLYKDLCALVQSTSRRILNPTARVDIFTQNIESYLDPKPYMGYAFETKLREYNLQPEVENNLRQRCLNFTLKLVSELRSRLPINFNILEKVSLFSVEETLKAVKPSLIDIAKEFRLDASTMDRLMSQWRNIVHIKWERTSSTVEFWNEVIDYKDAAGNNPFADLSQLAISLLSLPHSNAEIERVFSQMNIVKSKLRNRLSIKTLNAILYVRFGLKRAGKCCYSYTVPDNVLRSIGTKESYSLENKASTSTCTSAAEPADEDEDINILFSNIVD, from the coding sequence ATGAaagaaagtttaaaagttttacgtgcattattaattaattgcttaatagTCGTTAATATGCCGCCTAAATACAGTCAGCATTACCGGTCTGAGTGGGAGCAAATGCTGGATTTCAAGGATTGGTTACAGCCTGTCAAAGATGATACGACGAAGGCCTATTGTAAGTACTGCAAGTGCGAGATGATTGCAAAAGTCCATtgtttaaagttacatattttgtcaatCAAGCATAAGAAAGCTATAGAACCAGTAAAAAGTCAAAGAACAATTAATTTTCCCAAAGTTAAAAAAGATCTAAATACACAGAGAGCAGAATCTTCACTAGCGATGTTTGTGTGCGCGCATTGTTCGATTATGGCTGTCGATCATTTATCAAACTTATGTAAACACCGATTCGGTGATAGCAAAAGTGGAGACTTACGAGTCCATCGTACAAAAtgcacaaatattataaaaaatgttttggcGCCTCATTTTATTGAAGAAATTGTGTCAGATTTGGGAGACCAAGAGTATAGTCTCTTGCTCGATGAGTCCACGGATATTTCTGTAAGCAAAATGTTGGGAGTATCGATCAGATATTTCAGCCgatctttaaaaacaataatatccaCATTTCTGGGGTTGGTCGAGATTGAAGATGGCACTGCAAACAGCATAGTCAACGGTATTAAAGGATTATTGTTAgttttgaatattgaaataaaaaaaatgatcgGTATTGGCACAGATAATGCTACGGTGATGACAGGCACTAACAACGGAGTACATGCCCTATTAAAAAATGAAACTGGTAATGATAATTTGGTATTAGTTCGCTGCGTGTGCCATTCATTACAGTTGGCTTTATCGCATGCTTCGGAAGAAACTCTACCACGGAATGTTGAATTTCTAATAAGAGAAACCTACAATTGGTTTAGTCATTCTTCGAACCGTCGactatattacaaaaatatctacCAAACAATTAACTGTGGCTCCGAACCATTGTTAATTCCACAGATGTGCAACACCCGATGGATATCAATTGAACCAGCAGTCAACCGTATTCTGGAGCAATGGGTGGAATTAAAACTCCTGTTTGAAGTTGCTAGGCGCGATAACCACTGCTATATGGCAGAAACACTATACTCCATGTATAATGATCCTGTGAATCatttgtatttattgtatttaaaaccTATTTTGGAGGAAGTCCAAACTGTGAACAAGCTATTTGAAAGCAACAATATTGACCCAACAAAACTTTACAAAGATTTGTGTGCCTTAGTTCAATCTACAAGTCGGCGTATTTTGAACCCAACTGCGAGAGTCGatatttttacacaaaatatagaAAGTTATTTGGATCCGAAACCGTACATGGGATATGcttttgaaacaaaattacGGGAATACAACCTTCAACCTGAAGTGGAAAATAATTTACGTCAACGTTGCCTGAATTTCACACTGAAACTTGTTTCAGAGCTGCGTTCTAGATTaccaattaattttaatatacttgAGAAAGTATCTTTATTTTCAGTAGAAGAAACTTTAAAAGCAGTCAAGCCTTCTCTAATCGATATTGCAAAAGAATTCCGACTGGATGCATCTACAATGGATAGGCTCATGTCTCAATGGAGAAACATAGTGCACATTAAATGGGAACGCACATCTTCCACTGTAGAATTCTGGAATGAAGTAATTGATTACAAAGATGCAGCTGGTAATAACCCCTTTGCAGATTTATCTCAGTTAGCAATATCATTATTATCACTACCTCATTCCAACGCAGAAATTGAACGCGTTTTCAGCCAAATGAATATAGTCAAATCTAAACTTCGCAACCGTTTGTCGATAAAAACTTTAAATGCCATTCTATACGTCAGATTCGGCCTAAAGAGGGCAGGGAAATGCTGCTATTCTTACACAGTTCCGGATAACGTACTGCGCTCTATAGGTACCAAGGAGAGTTATAGTCTTGAGAATAAGGCTTCCACGTCTACATGCACATCAGCTGCCGAGCCTGCCGATGAAGACGAagatattaacattttatttagtaaCATAGTCGATTAA
- the LOC123874289 gene encoding uncharacterized protein LOC123874289 isoform X2 translates to MKESLKVLRALLINCLIVVNMPPKYSQHYRSEWEQMLDFKDWLQPVKDDTTKAYLEETLKAVKPSLIDIAKEFRLDASTMDRLMSQWRNIVHIKWERTSSTVEFWNEVIDYKDAAGNNPFADLSQLAISLLSLPHSNAEIERVFSQMNIVKSKLRNRLSIKTLNAILYVRFGLKRAGKCCYSYTVPDNVLRSIGTKESYSLENKASTSTCTSAAEPADEDEDINILFSNIVD, encoded by the exons ATGAaagaaagtttaaaagttttacgtgcattattaattaattgcttaatagTCGTTAATATGCCGCCTAAATACAGTCAGCATTACCGGTCTGAGTGGGAGCAAATGCTGGATTTCAAGGATTGGTTACAGCCTGTCAAAGATGATACGACGAAGGCCTATT TAGAAGAAACTTTAAAAGCAGTCAAGCCTTCTCTAATCGATATTGCAAAAGAATTCCGACTGGATGCATCTACAATGGATAGGCTCATGTCTCAATGGAGAAACATAGTGCACATTAAATGGGAACGCACATCTTCCACTGTAGAATTCTGGAATGAAGTAATTGATTACAAAGATGCAGCTGGTAATAACCCCTTTGCAGATTTATCTCAGTTAGCAATATCATTATTATCACTACCTCATTCCAACGCAGAAATTGAACGCGTTTTCAGCCAAATGAATATAGTCAAATCTAAACTTCGCAACCGTTTGTCGATAAAAACTTTAAATGCCATTCTATACGTCAGATTCGGCCTAAAGAGGGCAGGGAAATGCTGCTATTCTTACACAGTTCCGGATAACGTACTGCGCTCTATAGGTACCAAGGAGAGTTATAGTCTTGAGAATAAGGCTTCCACGTCTACATGCACATCAGCTGCCGAGCCTGCCGATGAAGACGAagatattaacattttatttagtaaCATAGTCGATTAA
- the LOC123874293 gene encoding cytochrome P450 4C1-like, with protein sequence MLWPLFVSVVIIVALWKYFNHGQNDLARLPGPPKAPIVGSALAFIGLTQEEIFKKIIDLPSQYGTRVVISAFGRYILHIYGVEDIEIVLSHSRNITKSKPYRFMEPWLGTGLLVSTGNKWHRRRKILTPTFHFDILKTFLKVFEEQSRSMVDELRKLTKEGKDVLDVIPFISDYMLYSICETAMGIKLDSDTSQTKIEYKEAILDIGSIVMERLTKIYLHNDFIFYLHPLGKRFAKSLKKVHSFADNVIMERKKAYDRGDVGNAVNGDNGGSKRRLALLDLLLEAERKGEIDLEGIREEVNTFMFEGHDTTATALSFGLMLLADHEEVQERIFEEYKSLYGDSDQGTNMSDLGDMKYLEAVIKEILRLYPSVPFIGREIVEDFMLDDIKVLKGEEVVVHIYDVQRRADLYPEPEAFKPERFLEVDSRHPYAYVPFSAGPRNCIGQRFAKMEMKCALSEIVRKFRLQPMTRGARPTLKADIVLRCVDPIHVRLIPR encoded by the exons ATGCTGTGGCCACTTTTTGTATCAGTAGTCATAATCGTAGCTCTGTGGAAGTACTTCAACCACGGGCAGAATGACCTGGCTCGACTTCCCGGGCCACCAAAGGCGCCTATCGTTGGCAGCGCCCTGGCTTTCATTGGACTGACTCAGG AGGAAATATTCAAGAAGATCATCGACCTGCCGAGCCAGTATGGAACCCGTGTTGTTATCTCAGCTTTTGGCAGATACATCCTGCATATATATGGCGTGGAGGACATCGAG ATTGTGTTATCGCACTCGAGGAACATTACGAAGAGTAAGCCCTACCGGTTTATGGAGCCCTGGCTAGGAACTGGCCTGCTCGTTAGCACAG GTAACAAATGGCACCGGCGTCGCAAGATCCTGACTCCGACATTCCACTTTGATATCCTGAAGACTTTCCTGAAGGTTTTCGAGGAGCAAAGCAGGAGCATGGTGGACGAGCTTCGGAAACTGACTAAGGAAGGCAAAGACGTTCTGGACGTCATACCATTTATAAGCGATTACATGCTTTATTCTATCTGTG aaacCGCAATGGGCATCAAATTGGATTCGGACACGTCCCAAACAAAAATTGAATACAAGGAAGCCATTTTAGACATTGGATCGATAGTTATGGAACGGTTGACAAAGATTTACTTGCATaacgattttatattttatttgcatcCATTGGGCAAAAGGTTTGCAAAATCATTGAAAAAAGTGCATTCGTTTGCCGACAATGTTATTATGGAGAGGAAAAAGGCTTATGATAGGGGCGATGTAGGAAATGCAGTGAATGGTGATAACGGAGGAAGCAAACGGAGGTTGGCTCTCCTCGATTTATTACTGGAAGCTGAGAGGAAAGGGGAAATAGATTTAGAGGGTATTAGAGAAGAAGTTAATACGTTTATGTTTGAG GGTCATGACACCACGGCGACGGCTTTGTCATTCGGATTAATGCTTTTGGCTGACCATGAAGAAGTACAG gaGCGCATTTTTGAAGAGTACAAATCTTTGTACGGTGACTCGGACCAAGGCACCAACATGTCAGACTTGGGCGATATGAAGTACCTGGAGGCTGTCATAAAAGAGATCCTCAGGCTTTACCCCAGTGTGCCCTTCATTGGGCGAGAAATTGTAGAAGATTTTATGTTAG ATGATATCAAAGTACTCAAGGGTGAAGAAGTCGTGGTGCATATATACGACGTGCAGCGCAGGGCTGACCTGTACCCGGAGCCCGAGGCCTTCAAGCCGGAGAGGTTCCTCGAGGTGGACTCGAGGCACCCCTACGCCTATGTGCCATTCAGCGCTGGACCCAGGAACTGCATCG GCCAACGTTTCGCGAAAATGGAGATGAAGTGCGCGCTCAGCGAGATCGTACGCAAGTTTAGATTGCAGCCCATGACGAGAGGGGCGCGACCCACCCTCAAGGCGGACATCGTGCTGCGCTGCGTCGACCCCATACACGTGCGGCTCATACCACGATAA